The Rhodococcus sp. X156 genome window below encodes:
- a CDS encoding helix-turn-helix transcriptional regulator has product MDSVVVDRIRTTEVSPSDRFAYWERSVSSSLQPVLMRPLGGHSTDFRAEAVSARANGATIMSGVVDPYRSEVTAAQAGHQDATRLLVTLPSDGQLFVDARGQQSSYGRHTLLLQSDDEPIVKTHAIRAPMVLLSVNSAELSIPMTTLRAMMFRPLRVDPALSAALTGAARAARQSVAPLDATGMGLYLNGLVEILVRSAIGRQPDHSGTVAVRRQQARDVVRARLADPALSTATVAAELGISVRRLQQILAGGPSVAQQIRELRIAKAGKMLRDPMARRMTIAEIAEACGYRDHANFSRSFRASTGHTPREYRH; this is encoded by the coding sequence GTGGACAGCGTTGTCGTTGACCGCATCCGGACGACCGAGGTGTCGCCGTCGGACCGGTTCGCCTACTGGGAGCGCTCGGTGAGCTCCAGCCTGCAGCCTGTGCTCATGCGTCCGCTGGGCGGGCACTCCACCGACTTCCGGGCTGAGGCGGTCAGCGCCCGCGCCAACGGCGCCACCATCATGAGCGGGGTGGTGGACCCCTACCGCTCCGAGGTCACCGCCGCGCAGGCCGGCCACCAGGATGCCACCCGCCTGCTGGTCACCCTGCCCAGCGACGGCCAGCTCTTCGTGGACGCCCGGGGCCAGCAGTCCTCCTACGGCCGGCACACCCTGCTGCTGCAGTCCGACGACGAGCCGATCGTCAAGACGCACGCCATCCGGGCGCCGATGGTGCTGCTGTCGGTGAACTCTGCCGAGCTGTCCATCCCGATGACCACGCTGCGCGCCATGATGTTCCGCCCGCTGCGCGTCGATCCAGCGCTCAGCGCCGCCCTCACCGGGGCGGCGCGGGCCGCCCGGCAGAGCGTTGCGCCGCTGGACGCCACCGGCATGGGCCTGTACCTGAACGGCCTGGTCGAGATCTTGGTGCGCTCGGCGATCGGACGGCAGCCCGACCACAGCGGGACCGTCGCCGTGCGGCGGCAGCAGGCCAGGGACGTGGTACGTGCCCGGCTGGCCGACCCTGCGCTGTCCACCGCCACGGTCGCCGCAGAGCTGGGGATCTCGGTGCGCCGGCTGCAGCAGATCCTGGCTGGTGGCCCCTCGGTGGCCCAGCAGATCCGGGAGCTGCGCATCGCCAAGGCCGGCAAGATGCTGCGCGACCCGATGGCCCGCCGCATGACCATCGCGGAGATCGCGGAAGCCTGCGGCTACCGCGACCACGCGAACTTCTCCCGTTCCTTCCGTGCCAGCACCGGACACACCCCCCGGGAGTACCGGCACTGA
- a CDS encoding CBS domain-containing protein, whose amino-acid sequence MRISDVLHSKGVQVVSVAPDTPVPELLSRLAAHEVGAAVVLAADEVVGIVSERDVVRRLERLGPALLEQQVADIMTSPVHTCCPEDSLDSVSVTMTEQRARHMPVLVQGRLAGIVSIGDVVKSHIAELEHDREQLTAYISQG is encoded by the coding sequence GTGCGGATCTCAGACGTGTTGCACAGCAAGGGCGTCCAGGTGGTGTCCGTCGCACCGGACACCCCGGTGCCCGAGCTGCTGAGCCGGCTGGCCGCCCACGAGGTGGGGGCAGCGGTGGTGCTGGCGGCCGACGAGGTGGTGGGGATCGTCTCCGAGCGCGACGTGGTTCGCCGGCTGGAGCGGCTCGGACCGGCCCTGCTGGAGCAGCAGGTGGCCGACATCATGACCAGCCCGGTGCACACCTGCTGCCCCGAGGACAGCCTGGACAGCGTCTCGGTGACCATGACCGAGCAGCGGGCCCGGCACATGCCGGTGCTGGTGCAGGGCCGACTGGCCGGGATCGTCAGCATCGGTGACGTGGTCAAGAGCCACATCGCCGAGCTGGAGCACGACCGGGAGCAGCTGACCGCCTACATCTCCCAGGGCTGA